A window from Acidobacteriota bacterium encodes these proteins:
- a CDS encoding IS1595 family transposase, with product MESPKTLQQAILHFSDYENCRQFMIAVRWLDGRVKCPTCNSENVLYLENARLYKCRENHPRQKFSLKVGTVFEDSPIGLDKWLPAVWMLVNCKNGISSYEIHRALGVTQKTAWFMLHRIRLAVHSGSFSKKLGGPDSEIEVDESFIGGKARNMHMDVRKRRITGTGGKGKAMAFGILERGGQVRTVVLPNRQKETVQPEIKKHVHIGTALYSDEMLGYHGLEAEFTHKVVDHAERYVDGRVHTNGLENFWSLLKRGLAGTYVSVEPFHLFRYLDEQSFRYNNRATRDNPLNDSDRFTYAMNQIVGKRLTYEELTGKVGETSF from the coding sequence ATGGAAAGCCCGAAAACATTACAGCAAGCCATCCTGCATTTCAGCGATTACGAGAATTGCCGTCAATTCATGATCGCGGTTCGCTGGCTAGATGGCAGGGTGAAATGTCCCACCTGCAATTCTGAGAACGTCCTCTACCTAGAGAATGCTCGTCTCTACAAATGCCGCGAGAATCACCCGCGTCAGAAGTTCTCTCTCAAGGTTGGGACCGTGTTTGAAGATTCTCCAATCGGCTTAGATAAATGGCTTCCCGCTGTGTGGATGCTGGTGAACTGCAAGAACGGAATCAGCTCCTATGAGATTCACAGAGCATTAGGCGTTACTCAGAAAACTGCATGGTTCATGCTGCATCGGATTCGCCTTGCCGTTCACAGCGGCTCTTTCAGTAAGAAACTTGGTGGACCCGATAGCGAGATCGAAGTGGACGAATCCTTCATCGGCGGCAAAGCGCGGAACATGCACATGGATGTTCGCAAACGTCGCATTACCGGAACTGGCGGCAAGGGTAAGGCGATGGCGTTTGGAATCTTGGAACGTGGCGGACAGGTTCGCACAGTCGTATTGCCGAATCGCCAGAAGGAAACAGTACAGCCTGAAATCAAGAAGCACGTCCACATCGGGACCGCACTTTACAGCGATGAGATGCTTGGCTATCACGGACTAGAAGCAGAGTTCACTCACAAGGTTGTTGATCACGCCGAGAGATACGTTGACGGGCGCGTACACACAAACGGTTTAGAGAATTTCTGGAGTCTTCTGAAGCGCGGTCTTGCTGGAACCTATGTGAGCGTAGAGCCGTTTCATCTGTTCCGCTATCTCGATGAGCAATCGTTCCGTTATAACAACCGCGCCACACGTGATAATCCGCTGAATGATTCTGACCGCTTTACCTACGCAATGAATCAGATCGTCGGGAAGCGTTTGACCTATGAGGAACTGACTGGCAAGGTGGGAGAAACGAGTTTCTAA